A genomic segment from uncultured Erythrobacter sp. encodes:
- the guaA gene encoding glutamine-hydrolyzing GMP synthase: protein MSAHPSSPAAGDSAVPESILIVDFGSQVTQLIARRVREAGVYSEIAPFTQAEAAFRRMQPKGIILSGSPASVPEDGSPRAPQSLFDAGLPILGICYGQQVMSHQLGGEVRPGHETGEGGEFGRAFLTVTGECSLFNGLWEVGERHQVWMSHGDKVTQFAPGFEIVATSDGAPFAVIADESRKFYGTQFHPEVVHTPDGGRLIANFVRHVCGLKGDWTMAEFRKTKIAEIRAQVGDKRVICGLSGGVDSAVAAVLIHEAIGDQLTCVFVDHGLMRMNEAEQVVTLFRDHYNIPLVHVEAEELFLGGLAGLTDPEAKRKFIGKTFIDVFETEANKIGGADFLAQGTLYPDVIESVSFTGGPSVTIKSHHNVGGLPERMNMQLVEPLRELFKDEVRDLGRELGLPPAFVGRHPFPGPGLAIRIPGEVTKERCDILRKADAIYLEEIRNAGLYDAIWQAFAVLLPVKTVGVMGDARTYDSVCALRAVTSTDGMTADVFPYDAGFLTRVATRIVNEVQGINRVVYDYTSKPPGTIEWE from the coding sequence ATGAGCGCGCACCCTTCAAGCCCCGCAGCGGGCGATTCTGCCGTCCCCGAATCGATCCTGATCGTCGATTTCGGTTCCCAGGTGACGCAGTTGATCGCGCGCCGCGTCCGCGAGGCGGGGGTCTATTCCGAGATTGCCCCCTTTACCCAGGCCGAAGCCGCGTTCCGGCGGATGCAGCCCAAGGGCATTATCCTCTCAGGCTCGCCCGCCAGCGTCCCCGAAGACGGCAGCCCCCGCGCTCCGCAATCCCTGTTCGATGCGGGCCTGCCGATTCTTGGCATCTGCTATGGCCAGCAGGTGATGAGCCACCAGCTGGGCGGCGAAGTGCGGCCCGGCCATGAAACCGGAGAGGGCGGCGAATTCGGCCGCGCTTTCCTAACCGTCACCGGCGAATGTTCGCTGTTCAACGGCTTGTGGGAGGTGGGGGAGCGCCATCAGGTCTGGATGAGCCACGGCGACAAGGTCACCCAATTCGCGCCCGGCTTCGAAATCGTCGCCACGTCCGACGGCGCACCTTTCGCGGTCATCGCGGACGAGAGCCGCAAGTTCTACGGCACCCAGTTCCACCCCGAGGTGGTCCACACCCCCGATGGCGGCCGGCTGATCGCCAATTTCGTGCGCCATGTCTGCGGCCTCAAGGGCGACTGGACGATGGCCGAGTTCCGCAAGACCAAGATCGCGGAAATCCGCGCGCAGGTGGGCGACAAGCGCGTGATCTGCGGGCTTTCGGGCGGGGTCGATTCGGCGGTGGCCGCCGTGCTGATCCACGAAGCGATCGGCGACCAGCTGACTTGCGTCTTCGTCGACCACGGGTTGATGCGCATGAACGAGGCCGAGCAGGTCGTGACCCTGTTCCGCGACCACTACAATATCCCGCTCGTCCACGTGGAGGCCGAAGAGCTGTTCCTCGGCGGCCTCGCGGGTCTCACCGACCCCGAAGCCAAGCGCAAGTTCATCGGCAAGACCTTCATCGATGTGTTCGAGACCGAGGCGAACAAGATCGGCGGCGCAGACTTCCTCGCCCAGGGCACGCTTTACCCCGATGTGATCGAATCGGTCAGCTTCACCGGCGGGCCGAGCGTCACGATCAAGAGCCACCACAATGTCGGCGGCTTGCCCGAACGCATGAACATGCAGCTGGTCGAACCCTTGCGCGAGCTATTCAAGGACGAGGTGCGCGATCTCGGCCGCGAGCTGGGCCTGCCCCCTGCCTTCGTCGGCCGCCACCCCTTCCCCGGCCCCGGCCTCGCCATCCGCATCCCCGGCGAAGTGACCAAGGAACGCTGCGACATCCTGCGCAAGGCTGACGCGATCTACCTTGAGGAAATCCGCAATGCGGGCCTCTATGATGCGATCTGGCAGGCCTTTGCGGTGCTGCTGCCGGTCAAGACTGTCGGCGTGATGGGCGACGCGCGCACATACGATTCGGTCTGCGCGTTGCGGGCCGTCACCTCGACCGACGGGATGACCGCGGATGTCTTCCCCTATGACGCCGGGTTCCTGACCCGCGTGGCCACCCGCATCGTCAATGAGGTGCAGGGCATCAACCGGGTGGTCTATGACTACACGTCGAAGCCGCCGGGAACGATCGAGTGGGAGTAG
- a CDS encoding UrcA family protein, producing the protein MRFILPLIALAAVAAPVAAEPAAEQIVTVRIAYGDVDVTTSEGRAALEARIDAKLRQACTVEAAGRYSAGRTSVDSKCVAEARTVALAEVERVAAMQARSGRTVAAN; encoded by the coding sequence ATGCGTTTCATTCTCCCCTTGATCGCCCTCGCCGCCGTCGCAGCTCCCGTTGCCGCAGAGCCGGCAGCTGAGCAGATCGTGACCGTTCGCATTGCCTATGGCGATGTCGACGTGACCACGTCGGAAGGCCGCGCCGCGCTCGAAGCGCGGATTGATGCCAAGCTGCGTCAGGCCTGCACCGTCGAAGCCGCTGGCCGCTACAGCGCCGGCCGCACCTCGGTCGACAGCAAGTGCGTGGCCGAAGCCCGCACCGTCGCGCTCGCCGAAGTCGAACGGGTTGCCGCGATGCAGGCCCGCAGCGGTCGCACCGTCGCCGCCAACTGA
- a CDS encoding class I adenylate-forming enzyme family protein, with protein MSHDMMMSRLAEPFGSFPDILMEWSRIKGDDLALIDEKREVYWAELVGLVERLAARLVETGLQRGQSVAILGTSTVEYALVFLAAMRAGGVAAPLTTSASPEQLAGMAKDSGAVHLFIDAAKAAELGTDFMADLIRVPLESIDQWMAPPGTRAPAFALEPKDPFNIIYSSGTTGIPKGIVHSHQMRWRQFASTGLSYLSAGIDVRSLASTPLYSNTTMVAFLPVLLAGGCVRVMGKFDCAKWLAFAQGDRTTITMLVPVQYQRLMDFERFDDFDLSSLKLKYCTSAPFSAELKREVLARMPGGLIEIYSMTEGGVVCLLACHEFPDKLHTVGRPAPGSELKVLDDEDREVPPGTPGNMIGRSLTMMSGYKNRPDKTAEAQWIDPVTGEAWMRMGDIGRVDAEGFVELVGRAKDMIISGGFNIYPSDLEAELCREPGVAEAAVVGMPSRKWGESPVGFVVLKDGAADPEAIMASVNARLGKTQRLAALHPIAEMPRSHIGKLLKTDLREEAAWLGGVE; from the coding sequence ATGAGCCACGACATGATGATGAGCCGCCTCGCCGAACCCTTCGGTAGCTTCCCCGACATCCTGATGGAATGGTCGCGCATCAAGGGCGATGACCTCGCGCTGATCGACGAAAAGCGGGAGGTTTACTGGGCGGAACTTGTCGGGCTGGTCGAGCGGCTGGCGGCGCGGCTGGTGGAGACGGGATTGCAGCGCGGGCAATCGGTCGCGATCCTCGGCACCTCCACGGTCGAATATGCGCTGGTGTTCTTGGCAGCGATGCGCGCAGGCGGCGTGGCTGCTCCGCTGACGACCAGCGCCTCGCCCGAACAACTTGCGGGGATGGCCAAGGATTCGGGCGCGGTGCACCTGTTCATTGATGCGGCCAAGGCGGCGGAACTCGGCACCGACTTCATGGCCGACCTGATCCGTGTGCCGCTGGAGAGCATCGATCAGTGGATGGCCCCTCCGGGCACCCGCGCGCCCGCCTTCGCACTGGAGCCGAAAGACCCGTTCAATATCATCTATTCCAGCGGCACGACCGGCATTCCCAAGGGCATCGTCCATTCGCACCAGATGCGCTGGCGGCAATTCGCTTCGACCGGGCTCAGCTACCTCAGCGCCGGGATCGACGTGCGCTCGCTCGCCTCTACCCCGCTCTATTCGAACACCACCATGGTCGCGTTCCTGCCCGTGCTACTCGCGGGCGGCTGCGTCCGGGTGATGGGCAAGTTCGATTGCGCCAAGTGGCTTGCCTTTGCCCAAGGTGATCGCACAACCATCACTATGCTGGTGCCGGTGCAATACCAGCGGCTGATGGATTTCGAGCGCTTCGACGACTTTGATCTCTCGTCCCTGAAGCTCAAATACTGCACCTCCGCGCCGTTCTCGGCGGAACTCAAGCGCGAGGTGCTGGCGCGGATGCCGGGCGGGCTGATCGAGATCTATTCGATGACCGAAGGCGGCGTGGTGTGCCTGCTGGCGTGCCACGAATTCCCCGACAAGCTCCACACCGTCGGCCGCCCTGCGCCGGGGAGCGAATTGAAAGTGCTCGACGATGAAGACCGCGAAGTGCCGCCCGGCACCCCGGGCAACATGATCGGCCGCAGCCTCACCATGATGAGCGGCTACAAGAACCGCCCGGACAAGACGGCGGAAGCGCAGTGGATCGACCCTGTGACCGGTGAGGCATGGATGCGGATGGGCGATATCGGCCGTGTGGACGCGGAAGGCTTCGTCGAACTGGTCGGCCGCGCCAAGGACATGATCATCTCGGGCGGGTTCAACATCTACCCCTCCGACCTCGAAGCCGAATTGTGCAGGGAACCCGGCGTCGCCGAGGCAGCGGTGGTCGGGATGCCGTCGCGCAAATGGGGAGAGAGTCCGGTCGGCTTCGTGGTGCTGAAGGACGGCGCGGCAGACCCTGAGGCAATCATGGCGTCGGTCAACGCGCGGCTCGGCAAGACCCAGCGGCTCGCTGCGCTGCACCCGATTGCGGAAATGCCGCGCAGCCATATCGGCAAGCTGCTCAAGACCGACCTGCGCGAAGAAGCGGCATGGTTAGGCGGGGTGGAATAG
- a CDS encoding PIG-L family deacetylase — MIRTAAAIAVAALAMAPATAQETPAPRKVVVMLAHPDDELPMAPAIAALARQGTEVTIVHATAGDAGPGVSGMAKGDALADTRRAEAQCAGRALGVAEVDNLGFGDGRLADRVRDVVLAAALAHHLPSADTVLTWGPDGGYGHADHRLVSALTTQIVQSMPAAERPKLLYVGISAGSLPPVPEMAQWATTDPALLTEAIAYTPADLDAAKAAAACHVTQFDEVTRAGMMPLFDATMWRGKVHFRPAF; from the coding sequence ATGATCCGCACTGCCGCAGCAATCGCAGTCGCCGCACTGGCGATGGCCCCTGCCACTGCGCAGGAAACGCCCGCGCCGCGGAAGGTGGTCGTCATGCTGGCCCATCCGGACGACGAATTGCCGATGGCTCCTGCGATTGCTGCATTGGCGCGGCAGGGGACCGAGGTCACCATCGTCCACGCAACGGCGGGTGATGCGGGGCCGGGCGTGTCGGGTATGGCCAAGGGAGATGCACTGGCCGATACCCGCCGCGCCGAGGCGCAATGCGCCGGACGCGCACTGGGCGTGGCCGAGGTGGACAATCTCGGCTTCGGCGACGGGCGGCTGGCCGACCGTGTCCGAGACGTTGTCCTGGCAGCCGCATTGGCCCATCATCTGCCTTCCGCCGACACAGTGCTGACCTGGGGTCCCGACGGCGGATACGGCCACGCCGATCACCGATTGGTCAGCGCACTGACAACACAGATCGTGCAATCCATGCCCGCCGCCGAGCGCCCGAAACTGCTCTATGTCGGCATCTCCGCAGGCAGCCTGCCGCCGGTGCCGGAGATGGCGCAGTGGGCCACAACCGATCCAGCGCTGCTCACCGAAGCCATCGCCTACACCCCCGCCGATCTCGACGCCGCCAAGGCCGCCGCCGCGTGCCATGTAACCCAGTTCGACGAGGTCACCCGCGCCGGGATGATGCCGTTGTTCGATGCGACGATGTGGCGCGGCAAGGTTCATTTCCGCCCTGCGTTCTGA
- the gyrB gene encoding DNA topoisomerase (ATP-hydrolyzing) subunit B encodes MGEYGADSIKVLKGLDAVRKRPGMYIGDTDDGSGLHHMVFEVSDNAIDEALAGHCDLVLIELNPDGSVSVEDNGRGIPTGMHTEEGVSAAEVIMTQLHAGGKFENTSDDNAYKVSGGLHGVGVSVVNALSEWLELVIWREGKSHWMRFEHGDAVAPLEVTGDAPPVASNGDDNGLKKGTRVTFKASHDTFKNVTEFDFEKLEHRYRELAFLNSGVRIKLRDKRHEEVLEHDLYYEGGIAAFVKYLDRNKQPLIPEPISVSAEKDGIGIDVALEWNDSYYENVLAFTNNIPQRDGGTHLAAFRAALTRTLNNYAERSGMLKKEKVSLSGEDMREGLTAIVSVKLPDPKFSSQTKDKLVSSEVRSPLESLMSDKMSEWLEENPGDAKSIIQKVIDAAAAREAARRAREMSRKGAMSVASLPGKLADCQERDPAKSELFLVEGDSAGGSAKQGRDRKTQAILPLKGKILNVERARFDRIISSKEVGTLIQAMGTGIRDEFNLEKLRYHKIVIMTDADVDGAHIRTLLLTFFHRQMPDIIRAGHLFIAQPPLFKVSKGRSEVYLKDQAALDRYLVDAGLQGRVIETAEGARGGDDLRALVDGALRLKNLLAFVPRRYDSGIVEQMALVGALEPGLAGEALAAALGRAAGRLGAGDREARWSAYQRDDGTVVFERLWRGVKDVHEIDARFLVSTEAHKLHALAAAQADAYASPVRLVRAGDVPDEPEADTTLGAEAIEGDPFAGEAEQVAAPPPLPQDDGISRPSQLLDAIFAAGRKGLAIARYKGLGEMNAEQLWETTLDPEARVLLQVKVEDADVTDEIFTRLMGDIVEPRREFIQDNALNVANLDV; translated from the coding sequence ATGGGCGAGTATGGCGCGGATTCCATCAAGGTTCTCAAGGGCCTCGATGCCGTACGCAAGCGCCCTGGCATGTATATCGGCGACACGGATGACGGCAGCGGCCTGCATCACATGGTGTTCGAAGTCTCGGATAACGCAATCGACGAGGCATTGGCAGGCCATTGCGACCTCGTTCTGATCGAATTGAACCCCGATGGTTCTGTGTCGGTCGAAGATAATGGGCGCGGTATTCCGACCGGGATGCACACCGAAGAAGGCGTGTCCGCCGCCGAAGTGATCATGACCCAGCTCCACGCGGGCGGGAAGTTCGAGAACACCTCGGACGACAACGCCTACAAGGTCTCCGGCGGTCTCCACGGCGTCGGCGTGTCGGTGGTGAATGCGCTGTCGGAATGGCTGGAACTGGTCATCTGGCGCGAGGGCAAGTCGCACTGGATGCGGTTCGAACACGGCGATGCGGTCGCCCCGCTCGAAGTGACGGGCGATGCCCCGCCGGTCGCCAGCAATGGCGATGACAATGGCCTCAAGAAGGGCACGCGCGTCACCTTCAAGGCCAGCCACGACACCTTCAAGAACGTCACCGAATTCGACTTCGAGAAGCTGGAGCATCGCTACCGCGAGCTTGCCTTCCTCAACTCCGGCGTGCGCATCAAGCTGCGCGACAAGCGGCATGAAGAGGTGCTGGAGCACGATCTCTATTACGAGGGCGGGATCGCGGCCTTCGTGAAGTATCTCGACCGCAACAAGCAGCCACTGATCCCCGAACCGATCTCGGTCTCGGCCGAAAAGGACGGGATCGGGATCGACGTCGCGCTGGAGTGGAACGATTCCTACTACGAAAACGTGCTCGCCTTCACCAACAACATACCGCAGCGCGACGGGGGCACGCACCTCGCCGCTTTCCGCGCCGCGCTGACCCGCACGCTCAACAATTATGCCGAGCGGTCAGGGATGCTGAAGAAAGAAAAGGTCAGCCTTTCGGGCGAAGACATGCGCGAAGGCCTGACCGCGATCGTCAGCGTCAAGCTGCCCGACCCGAAATTCTCCAGCCAGACCAAGGACAAGCTGGTCAGCTCCGAAGTGCGCTCGCCCTTGGAATCGCTGATGAGCGACAAGATGTCCGAATGGCTGGAAGAAAACCCGGGCGATGCGAAATCGATCATCCAAAAGGTGATCGACGCCGCCGCCGCCCGCGAAGCCGCCCGCCGCGCGCGCGAAATGAGCCGCAAGGGCGCGATGAGCGTCGCCAGCCTGCCGGGCAAGCTCGCCGATTGTCAGGAACGCGATCCGGCCAAGTCCGAACTGTTCCTGGTCGAAGGGGACTCCGCAGGCGGATCGGCCAAGCAGGGGCGTGACCGTAAGACGCAGGCGATCCTGCCGCTGAAGGGCAAGATCCTCAACGTCGAGCGCGCCCGGTTTGACCGGATCATCAGCTCCAAGGAAGTCGGCACGCTAATTCAGGCGATGGGCACCGGCATCCGTGATGAATTCAATCTGGAAAAGCTGCGCTACCACAAGATCGTCATCATGACCGACGCTGACGTGGATGGCGCGCATATCCGCACGCTGCTGCTGACCTTCTTCCACCGCCAGATGCCCGACATCATCCGCGCCGGGCACCTGTTCATCGCCCAGCCGCCGTTGTTCAAGGTCTCCAAGGGGCGGAGCGAGGTCTATCTCAAGGATCAGGCGGCGCTCGATCGCTATCTGGTCGATGCCGGGCTGCAAGGCCGGGTGATCGAAACCGCCGAAGGTGCACGTGGCGGCGATGATCTGCGCGCGCTGGTGGATGGCGCGCTGCGTTTGAAGAACCTGCTCGCCTTCGTCCCGCGCCGCTATGATAGCGGGATTGTGGAACAGATGGCGCTGGTCGGCGCGCTGGAACCGGGTTTGGCGGGCGAGGCACTCGCCGCTGCGCTGGGCCGCGCGGCCGGACGGCTTGGCGCGGGCGACCGCGAAGCGCGCTGGAGCGCCTATCAGCGCGATGACGGCACCGTGGTGTTCGAACGCCTGTGGCGCGGCGTGAAGGACGTGCACGAAATCGACGCGCGCTTCCTCGTCAGCACCGAAGCCCACAAGCTCCACGCCCTCGCCGCCGCGCAGGCCGATGCCTATGCCTCGCCCGTCCGCCTGGTGCGCGCGGGCGACGTCCCGGACGAGCCGGAGGCTGACACCACCCTTGGCGCCGAGGCGATCGAAGGCGATCCCTTCGCCGGAGAGGCCGAGCAGGTTGCAGCCCCCCCGCCGCTGCCGCAGGACGATGGGATCAGCCGCCCGAGCCAGCTGCTCGACGCGATCTTCGCCGCCGGGCGCAAGGGGCTCGCGATTGCCCGCTACAAGGGTCTGGGCGAAATGAATGCCGAGCAATTGTGGGAAACAACGCTCGATCCCGAAGCCCGGGTGCTGCTGCAAGTGAAGGTCGAGGATGCCGACGTGACCGACGAAATCTTCACCCGCCTGATGGGCGATATCGTCGAACCGCGGCGCGAGTTCATTCAGGATAATGCCCTTAACGTCGCCAATCTCGACGTCTAA
- a CDS encoding AI-2E family transporter → MATQPHRTEELQQTSFLIILAVVTLLMAVVIYPFAQPLLWAGLAAIMFQPLYRNVLRLLRGRRNPAAGLSLLIIFILVLVPAAWVASMVIQQAFVLVTTLQQQPIDLAALFDTVYTRLPQFAREAVDRSGWADIAMVQTRLQELLTESAGMIASQAVSIGSGALSFFLSFGVALYVMFFLLRDGERIGRTVLCAVPVERSIADRLAERFLGIVRATIKGTGVVALVQGALGTITLMIAGVPSALLFGVIMAIFALVPVIGSGAVWVPAGLYLLITGDTWQGLFVLLTGFFVISSADNVLRPILVGRDTGIPDWIILITTLGGISFVGFSGIVLGPLVAGLFLASWSILREQREQDEETVRQHGISVDASGHSPDPVAAD, encoded by the coding sequence ATGGCGACCCAGCCCCACCGTACCGAGGAACTGCAACAGACCAGCTTTCTGATCATCCTCGCGGTGGTCACTTTGCTGATGGCCGTAGTGATCTATCCCTTCGCCCAGCCCCTGTTGTGGGCGGGGCTGGCGGCGATCATGTTCCAGCCGCTCTATCGCAATGTGCTGCGGCTTCTGCGCGGGCGGCGCAATCCGGCCGCCGGACTGTCGCTGCTGATCATCTTCATCCTGGTGCTCGTGCCCGCGGCATGGGTCGCCTCGATGGTGATCCAGCAGGCTTTTGTGCTGGTCACCACGCTGCAACAGCAGCCCATCGACCTCGCGGCGCTGTTCGATACGGTTTACACGCGGCTGCCGCAGTTCGCTCGCGAAGCGGTGGATCGCAGCGGCTGGGCCGATATCGCGATGGTGCAGACGCGTTTGCAGGAACTGCTCACCGAAAGCGCCGGGATGATTGCATCGCAGGCCGTCTCGATCGGCAGCGGGGCGCTCAGCTTCTTCCTCTCCTTCGGCGTGGCGCTGTATGTGATGTTCTTCCTGCTGCGCGATGGCGAGCGGATCGGACGCACTGTGCTGTGCGCTGTCCCGGTCGAACGCAGCATCGCCGACCGGCTGGCCGAGCGGTTCCTCGGTATCGTCCGCGCCACGATCAAGGGCACCGGTGTCGTCGCGCTGGTGCAGGGCGCGCTCGGCACGATCACGCTGATGATTGCGGGCGTGCCATCTGCGCTGCTGTTCGGCGTCATCATGGCGATCTTTGCGCTGGTGCCGGTGATCGGATCGGGCGCGGTGTGGGTGCCGGCGGGGCTGTATCTGCTGATTACCGGCGACACCTGGCAGGGGCTGTTCGTGCTGCTGACCGGCTTCTTCGTCATCTCCTCGGCCGACAACGTGCTGCGCCCGATTCTGGTCGGCCGCGATACCGGGATCCCTGACTGGATCATCCTCATCACCACGCTGGGCGGCATCAGCTTCGTCGGCTTTTCGGGCATTGTGCTCGGCCCCTTGGTGGCGGGGCTGTTCCTCGCGAGCTGGTCGATCCTGCGCGAACAGCGCGAACAGGACGAGGAAACGGTGCGCCAGCACGGCATCTCGGTCGACGCTTCGGGCCACAGCCCTGATCCCGTTGCAGCGGACTGA
- a CDS encoding M50 family metallopeptidase — MQPLVTPGSQGEAIGRLVVAGLVVTMLPALPFGAYLIYPFAILTTWFHEMGHGLTAMLLGQHFEQLMIFPNGSGVAESQVSGEASRFTHAAIAAGGPIAPSAVGALLIVASAHPKAWRPVLWLSAAVILGSVLIWVRSLTGLWVLPLVAAILGLIAWRASPGFARFSLQFLGVLGAMSMLRDFNYLFTEQGMVDGQAMMSDTGQIEAALGLPHWFWAGLILLISGVMVGAALKYALAEHRLRPPPRKLPANVLQFKRDSRR; from the coding sequence GTGCAGCCGCTTGTCACTCCCGGCTCGCAGGGTGAAGCGATCGGACGGCTGGTCGTCGCCGGTCTGGTGGTGACGATGCTGCCCGCGCTGCCCTTCGGCGCCTACCTCATCTACCCCTTCGCGATCCTGACGACGTGGTTCCACGAGATGGGCCACGGCCTCACTGCGATGCTGCTCGGCCAGCATTTCGAGCAGCTGATGATCTTCCCCAATGGTTCGGGTGTGGCTGAGAGCCAGGTTTCGGGCGAGGCATCGCGCTTCACCCATGCCGCCATCGCAGCAGGCGGCCCGATTGCGCCGAGCGCGGTGGGCGCACTGCTGATCGTGGCCAGCGCCCACCCCAAAGCGTGGCGACCGGTGCTGTGGCTGTCGGCGGCGGTGATCCTGGGTAGCGTGCTGATCTGGGTGCGCTCGCTGACCGGGTTGTGGGTGCTGCCGCTGGTCGCCGCAATCCTCGGCCTGATCGCGTGGCGCGCCTCCCCCGGCTTTGCGCGCTTCAGCTTGCAATTCCTGGGCGTGCTCGGCGCCATGTCGATGCTGCGCGATTTCAACTACCTGTTCACCGAGCAGGGGATGGTGGACGGACAGGCGATGATGTCGGACACCGGACAGATCGAGGCCGCACTAGGCCTGCCGCACTGGTTCTGGGCCGGGCTGATCCTCCTGATCTCGGGCGTCATGGTGGGCGCGGCGCTCAAGTATGCGCTCGCCGAACACCGTCTCCGCCCCCCGCCCCGCAAGCTCCCGGCCAACGTGCTGCAATTCAAGCGCGACTCGCGCAGGTAG
- a CDS encoding nuclear transport factor 2 family protein has product MIELADRLAIGETLALYCRGIDRCDPEQLAAVFTPDALIDYGDGAKPIAEVIPGLMAGLGTMRLTQHNISNTVIRIAGLTARAETNCVALHIIPTPDGEIELVVGGRYLDTLAKRDGRWQIAERLYVMDWNRTAPATMQLEGGLFDGLQRRGARGSDDPSAAWWAAVGDT; this is encoded by the coding sequence ATGATCGAACTCGCCGACCGGCTCGCCATTGGCGAAACCCTTGCGCTCTATTGCCGCGGGATCGACCGCTGCGATCCCGAACAGCTCGCCGCAGTGTTCACGCCTGACGCTCTGATCGACTATGGCGACGGCGCGAAGCCCATCGCCGAGGTGATCCCTGGGCTGATGGCGGGCCTCGGCACAATGCGGCTGACCCAGCACAACATCAGCAACACCGTGATCCGGATCGCGGGCCTGACCGCGCGGGCCGAGACCAACTGCGTCGCGCTTCACATCATCCCCACGCCCGATGGCGAGATCGAGCTGGTGGTCGGCGGGCGCTATCTCGACACGCTGGCGAAGCGCGACGGACGCTGGCAGATCGCCGAGCGGCTCTATGTGATGGACTGGAACCGCACTGCGCCTGCGACCATGCAGCTGGAAGGCGGGCTGTTCGATGGCTTGCAGCGCCGCGGCGCGCGGGGGAGCGACGATCCCTCTGCCGCGTGGTGGGCGGCTGTTGGAGACACATGA
- a CDS encoding DUF1295 domain-containing protein, translated as MFELLALNAAILLALVLIQWAISVKIDDVSFIDAFWGAGMAILAVASWLHVPGGPGALATLIMLMTAAWGFRLGGYLFLRWRKEGEDKRYTMILKKDREAGNFARAALTRVWLMQAVLLFAVSSPAQVGILASGAPAPIPPLAWAGFALWSVGVFFEWVGDWQLTRFKADPANHGPESKNVLDTGLWRYTRHPNYFGDFAAWWGIWLACAAAGWWYALATIIGPLFLSFTLTKWSGVTLLEKGLDKTKGDKYADYKRRTSAFFPMPPRS; from the coding sequence ATGTTTGAACTGCTTGCCCTGAACGCCGCGATCCTGCTGGCGCTGGTGCTGATCCAGTGGGCCATCAGCGTAAAGATCGACGATGTCAGCTTCATCGACGCCTTCTGGGGCGCGGGAATGGCGATCCTTGCGGTGGCGAGCTGGCTGCACGTGCCGGGCGGTCCCGGCGCTTTGGCGACGCTGATCATGCTGATGACCGCCGCCTGGGGCTTCCGGCTCGGTGGCTACCTGTTCCTGCGCTGGCGCAAGGAAGGGGAGGACAAGCGCTACACAATGATCCTCAAGAAGGATCGTGAGGCGGGCAACTTCGCCCGCGCTGCGCTCACTCGCGTGTGGCTGATGCAGGCGGTGCTGCTGTTTGCGGTGTCGTCCCCGGCGCAGGTCGGCATTCTCGCAAGCGGTGCGCCTGCCCCGATCCCGCCGCTGGCATGGGCAGGTTTCGCCCTGTGGAGCGTCGGCGTGTTTTTCGAATGGGTCGGCGATTGGCAGCTGACCCGCTTCAAGGCTGATCCCGCCAATCACGGCCCAGAGAGCAAAAACGTGCTCGACACCGGGCTGTGGCGCTACACCCGCCACCCCAATTATTTCGGCGATTTTGCCGCGTGGTGGGGCATCTGGCTCGCCTGCGCTGCGGCCGGTTGGTGGTACGCGCTTGCGACGATCATCGGCCCGCTGTTCCTCAGCTTCACGCTTACCAAATGGTCGGGCGTGACGCTGCTGGAGAAGGGTTTGGACAAGACCAAGGGCGACAAATACGCTGATTACAAGCGGCGCACCTCAGCGTTTTTCCCGATGCCGCCCCGCAGCTGA
- a CDS encoding lysophospholipid acyltransferase family protein — translation MHKPLNPAPLRKPTLLSRIVRRIILAIWYARGWRIDSPLPKHLKKYVLAGAPHTSNWDFVFFTGATHEEGVKPNFMGKHTLFQGIMKNFMLDMGGIPVDRTAKANATEQVAAEFAARDELALVIACEGTRKSDGKWRSGFYHIARAANVPIVPAFADNAAKIVSFGPPMLPTGNYGEDLLKIAEWFRAKLPDYERFKVLEQQARDIIAGKNDV, via the coding sequence TTGCACAAACCACTGAACCCTGCGCCGTTGCGCAAGCCCACGTTGCTGTCGCGCATCGTGCGGCGGATCATTTTGGCCATCTGGTATGCGCGGGGGTGGAGGATCGATTCCCCCCTGCCCAAGCATCTGAAGAAGTATGTGCTGGCGGGCGCGCCGCATACCTCGAACTGGGATTTCGTGTTCTTCACCGGCGCGACGCACGAAGAAGGCGTGAAGCCCAACTTCATGGGCAAGCACACGCTGTTCCAGGGGATCATGAAGAACTTCATGCTCGACATGGGCGGCATCCCGGTTGACCGCACCGCGAAAGCCAACGCCACCGAACAGGTCGCCGCCGAATTCGCCGCGCGCGATGAACTGGCGCTGGTGATCGCCTGTGAGGGCACGCGCAAGTCGGACGGCAAGTGGCGCTCCGGTTTCTACCACATCGCCCGCGCGGCGAATGTCCCGATCGTCCCCGCCTTTGCCGATAACGCCGCCAAGATTGTCAGCTTCGGCCCACCGATGCTGCCGACCGGGAACTACGGCGAAGACTTGCTGAAAATCGCTGAATGGTTCCGCGCCAAACTGCCCGATTACGAGCGCTTCAAGGTGCTCGAACAACAGGCGCGCGACATTATTGCCGGAAAGAACGATGTTTGA